The DNA window CGACTCTCCTTTGTAATAATCCGAGCTTTACCTGATAGGAGCCTCGCAACATCCAAACCTAAATCTCTAGCGATGTTTCCAACGAAAGACCCCTCTGCCTGTTCCTCTGGCACGGAATAGCGAGCCTGACCAGTCACTGAGCTCAgcttaaaaagacaaagaatgacAAACAGGGATTGTCCTCGGCCTCCGAGATCGGTTATCCACATTTGAGCCATCATGAATCCAACTGAAGATACACGGTAATCCTTTTTCATGCAAAGACGATCgttgttgaaaaaaaggaaactataAAATCAGCAGAGAAGTTCCTCGATAAATGCTTCGTTATAACACATAAGGAGAATGACCGTGTCCTCACTGAGCAGTGAAACATTGAGCGGATTGAAAGGGGTGGACTGCTGCGCTGCTTGTACTGTTAGTCAGTGATGAATCAACAGCGGCGCTCACAGCCCGTCCAAAGAAGTGGAGTGTACAATATAATTAACACtttacacaatttatttttgatgaattcagttattgtattaaatattttaaattcagaTCAATATGAAGAGGAAAAGGCCTTTATTTTGACaggattaaataaatacaacgaAAATTACTATAAAAGCCTATTAAATAATCACTGaaactttatttgatataatattatttttgttgagGTCACAATAATGTCCAATAGAGTATCAATAATtatcatctttaaaaaaatgtattgcaaaAATCCCAAGCATGTAATCAATGTAAAGTCCACTAACAATTCTAATTAGTGTTCCATTTCCGATATTAAAAAATTATTAGGAAAAAAGGTAGCAGAATGTGTCTTTTTGGGATATTTTGTTAAACctgtaacattatttttttcataaagaTTTTGGTTAAACATTGATATTATCAATGTattttttgagagagagagaaagcgttTGTGCAAACCGTTCTGAATACAACCCCCCTTCATAAGAATGATTATTAACTAAATATGTTGAAATAAATCTCAAAATATGGAACAATACGCATTAAAAAAATCAGAATACGGTTTGTGTGATATGTTGTATTCCCATAAGTTTTTGGCTTGGATTTAAAACTCGTTAAGAAAGCTACTTCAAAATGATTCCTTTAAAGGTTTCAGGACCAAGGACAGTGCCTCAAAATACTACCTGACAGCAGTATAAATGTGCACTTACTCTCAACTAATTCAGGAGAATGAAATTCACTCTTTCTTCAGGCGCTGGTCTTGCACAACTCGTAGTTACACGCTGCTCTTGACTATTCTGTCGGTTACGAATTAATCGTTGTCTGTTTTTAAGATCGGTGGACTGAGTTTTTTAAGTCAAAATACGGGCACGACCAGAACGCAGCCTTAGCACATCCACACCAATGTCTTGAACAACGCTACCGATAAGTGACGTCATTTTCACCTCCCCCGTATTCGCAAATCTGATTTGGCGGCACAAGTCGTGATTGAAACAAGGAAAGAACAGCAGAAACGGCCACAATCACCTATATTTCAAACGCCTCTTTTTACGAAGTGATTTTCCCAAGCGCCATTACAAATTTAATAATATGCGGGAGCAAACACCTGCTATGTACAATCCAGAAAATTAAATTTCAGCAGAGGATCAGTTGGTTATGTATTGTTCTTCTCTCATTTATATATGGAAAAAATGAGGGCTTTGCCTCCACAGAATTAACTATGAACACTTGTTTCATTAACAAAAAGTCCCTGTACGGTGAAAATCCCAAATGTCAATAAAATAGGATTCATAATCATAACTCCAGTGGCTAGAAACATCccttgtgtgtgtaaaaccttATGGGTTATTATGCACACTTTAGACAAAAGGGCAACCATGATTTtttaactgaataaaaaaataacttacaTGATAACAATTCAACATATAAAAGCTCTCACCTCTAGAGGAGAGTCTGGTTCATCCAGGATGTTCTTCTCACTTTGTATCCGCTGCATCGTTCCAGTAGAACTGGGGTCCATTATCAGCACGTTCTGACTACCGACTGTGCCGAATTTACAGTCACTCTTTCTGGAGTCATTCGTCCTGCACACCTCGTAGTTGTACACGTGTTGGAGAGTCCCTGTccccaaagtgtctgagtaacgtggtggataatacggaatcacagggagattggagtgatacaggacgcgagactgcctccatctgtagatcttcactgatataataaccactaaacacgtgatgaagaggaaggaaactacaGCCAAAGCCAACACTAGGTAGAAggtcaggttgtcattgtagtccttgtcttgtgtatagtcagtgaactcagacagcacttcagggaagctgtccgccaccgccacgttaacaatgactgtagctgaacgagagggctgcccgttgtcctccacgatcacagtcagtctttgtttcactgcatctttaTCAGTGACTCCGCGGATAGTTCTTATTTCTCCATTCTGTAAGCCCACTTCAAACAGCGCCCTttctgtggctttctgcagtttgtaggagagccaggcattctgtccagagtccacatcaaccgccaccactttagtgaccagatagcccacatctgctgaacgaggaaccatctcagccaccagagagcctccagtCTGGACCGGGTACAGAACCTGAGGAGGGTTGTCGTTCAGGTCTTGGACTATTAATCTAACTGTAGCAGCTGAACTAAGCGGAGGGGATCCAGCATCACGAGCAGTTACGTTGAATTCCAAAAACTTGATTTGCTCAAAATCAAACGACCTCACTGCGTGGATTACACCACTTTCTGAATTCACAGACACTAACGAGGACACAGCTGCTCCATTAATGTCTTTCTCCTCCAGGAAGTAAGAAACCCGAGCGTTTTGGCCCCAGTCTGCATCACGAGCTCTGAGAGTGAAAACAGAAAACCCAGGTGAATTGTTCTCTGGTACAGTCTTGCTGTACTCTGACTGGTCAAATTCAGGAGGGTTGTCATTCACATCAGACACTTTTACATTGATGTGTTTCCTTCTTGTCAGAGGAGGGGAGCCTTGGTCAGAGACCGTTATAGTTATGTTGTACTCAGGGATACTTTCTCTGTCTAAGACGTTATCGTTTACTATGGTATAATAACCTGTTAATGAAGACTCGATTTTGAAAGGCATGTCAGAGTCCATGGAGCATTTGACAACACCGTTACCATCAGAATCTACATCATCCACATTAATAACAGCAATAGTTGTACCTGGAGGAGAGTCCTCGGAAATCAAATTAACAAATGACATCAGCTGTATTGTAGGAACGTTGTCATTCTCGTCTATTAATTGGATTGTAACTTTGCAAGTATCTGATAATCCTCCTTGGTCACTAGCCTTAACGTTTATTTGATACGTTTTAGACTTTTCAAAATCTAGTTTACCTGCAACTGTAATATCTCCAGTTTTGTCATTTACCTCAAAAAGCTGCTTAACCTCTCTGGTGACATGTGCTATTGAAAATTTTATTTCAGCATTGGCTCCTTTATCTGCGTCATTGGCACTCACAGTGGTTACTACTGTTCCTTCTGGAGAGTTCTCCCTGACTTCTGCTTTATAAACAGGCTGACTACAAACTGGCGCATTATCGTTAATATCTAGCACAGTGATATGAATACGTACTGTCCCTGATCTTTGTGGTTCTCCTCCATCTGAAGCAATCAGCACAAGTGAGTgtgtctcctctttttctcgGTCTAACGGGTTTTGTAAAACCATTTCGATGGATTTCCCTCCATCAGGCTGACTCTGTACTTCCAATTTAAAATAACCCACGGGTCTGAGGATGTATTTTTGAATGTCATTAATTCCAACATCGGGGTCGTATGCACTCTCTAATGAGAAGCGAGTCCCCGATACAACACTTTCAACAATATTCAAACTGATTTCTTCCTTTGGGAACGACGGGGTGTTATCGTTTACGTCTATTACCTCCACGGTGACTCGATAAAGCTGGATTGGATTTTCTAAAATGACTtcgaaactgaagctacagggCGTCGTCTTTCCACACAGTTCTTCTCGGTCGATTCGCTCTTTAATCACAAGGGTGCCCTTGTCCCGGTTTAAATCAACGTACTGTCGACTCTCCTTTGTAATAATCCGAGCTTTACCTGATAGGAGCCTCGCAACATCCAAACCTAAATCTCTAGCGATGTTTCCAACGAAAGACCCCTCTGCCTGTTCCTCTGGCACGGAATAGCGAGCCTGACCAGTCACTGAGCTCAgcttaaaaagacaaagaatgacAAACAGGGATTGTCCTCGGCCTCCGAGATCGGTTATCCACATTTGAGCCATCATGAATCCAACTGAAGATACACGGTAATCCTTTTTCATTCAAAGACGATCgttgttgaaaaaaaggaaactataAAATCAGCAGAGAAGTTCCTCGATAAATGCTTCGTTATAACACATAAGGAGAATGACCGTGTCCTCACTGAGCAGTGAAACATTGAGCGGATTGAAAGGGGTGGACTGCTGCGCTGCTTGTACTGTTAGTCAGTGATGAATCAACAGCGGCGCTCACAGCCCGTCCAAAGAAGTGGAGTGTACAATATAATTAACACtttacacaatttatttttgatgaattcagttattgtattaaatattttaaattcagaTCAATATGAAGAGGAAAAGGCCTTTATTTTGACaggattaaataaatacaacgaAAATTACTATAAAAGCCTATTAAATAATCACTGAAACTTTATTTGAttgaatattatttttgttgagGTCACAATAATGTCCAATAGAGTATCAATAATtatcatctttaaaaaaatgtattgcaaaAATCCCAAGCATGTAATCAATGTAAAGTCCACTAACAATTCTAATTAGTGTTCCATTTCCGATATTAAAAAATTATTAGGAAAAAAGGTAGCAGAATGTGTCTTTTTGGGATATTTTGTTAAACctgtaacattatttttttcataaagaTTTTGGTTAAACATTGATATTATCAATGTattttttgagagagagagaaagcgttTGTGCAAACCGTTCTGAATACAACCCCCCTTCATAAGAATGATTATTAACTAAATATGTTGAAATAAATCTCAAAATATGGAACAATACGCATTAAAAAAATCAGAATACGGTTTGTGTGATATGTTGTATTCCCATAAGTTTTTGGCTTGGATTTAAAACTCGTTAAGAAAGCTACTTCAAAATGATTCCTTTAAAGGTTTCAGGACCAAGGACAGTGCCTCAAAATACTACCTGACAGCAGTATAAATGTGCACTTACTCTCAACTAATTCAGGAGAATGAAATTCACTCTTTCTTCAGGCGCTGGTCTTGCACAACTCGTAGTTACACGCTGCTCTTGACTATTCTGTCGGTTACGAATTAATCGTTGTCTGTTTTTAAGATCGGTGGACTGAGTTTTTTAAGTCAAAATACGGGCACGACCAGAACGCAGCCTTAGCACATCCACACCAATGTCTTGAACAACGCTACCGATAAGTGACGTCATTTTCACCTCCCCCGTATTCGCAAATCTGATTTGGCGGCACAAGTCGTGATTGAAACAAGGAAAGAACAGCAGAAACGGCCACAATCACCTATATTTCAAACGCCTCTTTTTACGAAGTGATTTTCCCAAGCGCCATTACAAATTTAATAATATGCGGGAGCAAACACCTGCTATGTACAATCCAGAAAATTAAATTTCAGCAGAGGATCAGTTggttacactgtaaaaaaagatcctaATTTTACGGgaaataactttacatttttacagtagttttCCCATTTTTTGTAATTACGTAAAAAACgctttgaaaataaagatattatatgtaaattaacagtccaactgtaaatttacatgtaatgctaataatgacaaattaattttttttcccattttttaatggaagaaatactgtaataatTTTAGagtattttcctgttttcttaaattacattcaaatcacgTAAAAAAacggtcaaatgactggcagctgCGGCTGccagaaaaaaaccttaaaattaagttaaaatcacttaaatcaaataaagtgcgaaaactataaatatacaggaattttctttaacaatgttacagaaaaacacattatttcataGATTTTTCCTGTTGTATTCTGATGAAACACCTTTTAATAAAGAGATATCACCAAATATTCTGCcgcaaaaaatgttaatttaatgatttttactgtatttttaaattcaaaaacaatcaatagaTCTCTAAAAGATGTAATTTTACAGATTTT is part of the Pungitius pungitius chromosome 2, fPunPun2.1, whole genome shotgun sequence genome and encodes:
- the LOC134107195 gene encoding protocadherin gamma-A4-like, encoding MKKDYRVSSVGFMMAQMWITDLGGRGQSLFVILCLFKLSSVTGQARYSVPEEQAEGSFVGNIARDLGLDVARLLSGKARIITKESRQYVDLNRDKGTLVIKERIDREELCGKTTPCSFSFEVILENPIQLYRVTVEVIDVNDNTPSFPKEEISLNIVESVVSGTRFSLESAYDPDVGINDIQKYILRPVGYFKLEVQSQPDGGKSIEMVLQNPLDREKEETHSLVLIASDGGEPQRSGTVRIHITVLDINDNAPVCSQPVYKAEVRENSPEGTVVTTVSANDADKGANAEIKFSIAHVTREVKQLFEVNDKTGDITVAGKLDFEKSKTYQINVKASDQGGLSDTCKVTIQLIDENDNVPTIQLMSFVNLISEDSPPGTTIAVINVDDVDSDGNGVVKCSMDSDMPFKIESSLTGYYTIVNDNVLDRESIPEYNITITVSDQGSPPLTRRKHINVKVSDVNDNPPEFDQSEYSKTVPENNSPGFSVFTLRARDADWGQNARVSYFLEEKDINGAAVSSLVSVNSESGVIHAVRSFDFEQIKFLEFNVTARDAGSPPLSSAATVRLIVQDLNDNPPQVLYPVQTGGSLVAEMVPRSADVGYLVTKVVAVDVDSGQNAWLSYKLQKATERALFEVGLQNGEIRTIRGVTDKDAVKQRLTVIVEDNGQPSRSATVIVNVAVADSFPEVLSEFTDYTQDKDYNDNLTFYLVLALAVVSFLFITCLVVIISVKIYRWRQSRVLYHSNLPVIPYYPPRYSDTLGTGTLQHVYNYEVCRTNDSRKSDCKFGTVGSQNVLIMDPSSTGTMQRIQSEKNILDEPDSPLEVRAFIC